In Candidatus Methylomirabilota bacterium, one DNA window encodes the following:
- a CDS encoding glycoside hydrolase — MRVDGGARGGPLRRIWTSFGYDEINWTSTPAGKRALRVIGEFAEQPYYVRSHYIFNSGIGWSLPHWGAGNVYHEDAAGRPFYDFTIADQVYDAVVEAGLRPLVELAFTPRALVPDDAEARFAYEPSPTQWSPYEAGLWSFPPKDYGKWAGLVRALVEHCVARYGAPHVRGWLWELWNEPDISYWRGTAEEFYALYDVTAAAVKAALPEALVGGPTTTGDLGPGRRGHEFLRGFLAHCAKTSVPLDFVSFHTKGARFDPWRVYGPLGGPAPRKQSPSSLKMLREVRAALDAVAAHSQFRDLPCIVDECDASVPAHWGVYDNANFAYRNTEYFPVFQCKLMKRLLDLSDWSGAHVDQATTWSFYFEGERFFEGTRSLFTAQGVEKPVLNAYRMLSRLGHTRLAVASSHAWPLEKLDDGEAGMPEEIDALATFNGGDCVTLLAWRHADDQYLTHPGETDVTFRVERLPFESRRVRLRHWRVDAKHSNSHTAWRRLDAPQDPTDTQLRAIKERQGLELYEPEREEAIRDGALVLRVPFPLPSASLIEIHSLP; from the coding sequence GTGCGCGTCGACGGCGGGGCCAGGGGGGGCCCCCTCCGTCGGATCTGGACCAGCTTCGGCTACGACGAGATCAACTGGACCTCGACGCCCGCGGGCAAGAGGGCGCTCCGGGTCATCGGCGAATTCGCCGAGCAGCCGTACTACGTGCGCTCCCACTACATCTTCAATAGCGGCATCGGGTGGTCCTTGCCGCACTGGGGCGCGGGCAACGTCTACCACGAAGACGCCGCCGGCCGGCCCTTCTACGATTTCACCATCGCCGATCAGGTGTACGACGCCGTGGTGGAGGCGGGGCTGCGGCCCCTGGTGGAGCTCGCCTTCACGCCGCGAGCCCTCGTGCCCGACGACGCGGAGGCGCGCTTCGCGTACGAGCCCAGCCCCACCCAGTGGAGCCCGTACGAGGCGGGGCTCTGGTCATTCCCTCCCAAGGATTACGGGAAATGGGCCGGTCTCGTCCGCGCCCTCGTCGAGCATTGTGTGGCTCGCTACGGCGCCCCGCATGTCCGCGGGTGGCTGTGGGAGCTGTGGAACGAGCCCGATATCTCCTACTGGCGCGGAACGGCCGAGGAATTCTACGCGCTCTACGACGTGACGGCGGCCGCCGTGAAGGCGGCGCTGCCCGAGGCCTTGGTGGGCGGCCCCACCACCACGGGCGATCTCGGTCCCGGGAGACGGGGCCACGAGTTCCTGCGCGGGTTCCTGGCCCACTGCGCGAAGACCTCCGTGCCTCTCGACTTCGTCTCCTTTCACACGAAAGGGGCGCGTTTCGACCCGTGGCGGGTCTACGGACCGCTGGGGGGCCCTGCGCCGCGGAAGCAATCCCCCTCGAGCCTCAAGATGCTGCGCGAGGTGCGGGCGGCCCTGGACGCGGTGGCGGCCCATTCCCAGTTTCGCGATCTCCCGTGCATCGTGGACGAGTGCGACGCCTCCGTTCCCGCGCACTGGGGCGTCTACGACAACGCGAACTTCGCCTACCGGAACACCGAATATTTCCCGGTCTTCCAGTGCAAGCTGATGAAGAGGCTCCTGGATCTGAGCGACTGGAGCGGCGCCCACGTCGACCAGGCGACGACCTGGAGCTTCTATTTCGAAGGTGAGCGCTTCTTCGAGGGCACTCGGAGCCTCTTCACGGCTCAGGGCGTGGAGAAGCCGGTCCTCAACGCCTATCGGATGCTTTCCCGGCTGGGCCACACGCGGCTCGCCGTTGCCTCGAGCCATGCCTGGCCGCTCGAAAAGCTCGATGACGGGGAGGCCGGCATGCCCGAGGAGATCGACGCGCTGGCCACCTTCAACGGTGGCGATTGCGTCACCCTGCTCGCGTGGCGACACGCCGATGACCAGTACTTGACCCATCCCGGGGAGACCGACGTCACGTTTCGCGTCGAGCGCTTGCCCTTCGAAAGCCGCCGGGTCCGCCTCCGTCACTGGCGCGTCGACGCAAAGCACAGCAACAGTCACACCGCCTGGAGGCGGCTCGACGCCCCGCAGGATCCCACGGACACCCAGCTCCGAGCCATCAAAGAGCGCCAGGGGCTCGAGCTGTACGAGCCCGAGCGGGAGGAGGCGATTCGAGACGGGGCCCTCGTGCTAAGGGTTCCCTTTCCCCTCCCGAGCGCGTCGCTGATCGAGATCCACTCGCTCCCGTGA